From a single Pseudalkalibacillus hwajinpoensis genomic region:
- a CDS encoding TIGR01457 family HAD-type hydrolase: MKNYKGYLIDLDGTMYRGTEKIHEAVEFVKRLQEADIPYLFVTNNSSKRKEQVSEKLEQFGVPCTPDHVFTTSMATASYISNEKKDASVYVIGEEGIRDALTDVGITLKDDNPDYVVVGLDRTITYEKFAKACIAVRNGATFISTNGDIAIPTERGLLPGNGSLTSVVSVSTQVDPIFIGKPESIIMEQALAHLGTSKEDTLMVGDNYMTDILAGINAGLDTLLVHTGVTTKEHLESVDKQPIHTAKTLDEWKI, translated from the coding sequence ATGAAGAATTATAAAGGGTACTTAATTGACCTTGACGGCACTATGTATCGTGGTACTGAAAAAATTCATGAGGCAGTCGAATTTGTGAAACGTCTGCAGGAAGCTGATATTCCATATTTATTTGTCACGAACAATTCATCGAAACGAAAAGAACAGGTCTCAGAAAAACTCGAACAGTTTGGCGTTCCCTGTACTCCCGATCATGTTTTCACAACTAGTATGGCCACAGCAAGCTATATTTCTAATGAGAAAAAAGATGCTTCCGTTTATGTTATTGGAGAGGAAGGGATTCGTGATGCATTAACAGATGTAGGGATCACTCTGAAAGATGATAATCCTGATTACGTGGTTGTTGGACTCGACCGGACGATTACTTATGAGAAATTTGCGAAGGCATGTATTGCTGTTCGAAACGGCGCAACTTTTATTTCGACAAATGGTGATATCGCGATTCCAACAGAAAGAGGCCTGCTCCCTGGAAACGGATCACTAACATCAGTTGTTTCTGTTTCTACGCAGGTAGATCCGATTTTTATTGGTAAACCTGAATCGATTATTATGGAACAGGCGTTAGCTCACCTCGGTACAAGCAAAGAAGACACGCTGATGGTTGGAGATAATTACATGACGGATATTTTAGCCGGTATCAATGCGGGGCTGGATACGCTCCTCGTTCATACTGGAGTAACGACGAAAGAGCATCTTGAATCGGTAGATAAGCAGCCAATCCATACTGCTAAAACGCTAGATGAGTGGAAAATTTAA
- a CDS encoding DUF86 domain-containing protein, with product MYFVDRRKIEEHLEFLDKGIKLFKDSSFETSLEKLALERLHHLFIESMIDVGNNIIDGFIMRDPGSYEDIIEILADERVIPENCSINLKGIVMMRKPLMQKYITMDHAALEENIKKHIESLENFSVHVRKYLNEELGAVSAFLPKDDK from the coding sequence ATGTATTTTGTCGATCGAAGAAAAATAGAAGAACATCTTGAATTTCTTGATAAGGGAATCAAACTTTTTAAAGACAGTTCTTTTGAAACATCGCTTGAGAAACTAGCGTTAGAACGACTCCATCATCTTTTTATTGAGAGCATGATTGATGTTGGTAACAATATAATTGATGGTTTTATTATGAGGGATCCAGGCAGTTACGAGGATATTATTGAAATTTTAGCAGATGAACGAGTAATTCCAGAGAATTGTTCAATTAACTTGAAAGGAATTGTGATGATGAGAAAACCGCTTATGCAGAAATATATCACAATGGATCACGCTGCTTTGGAAGAAAATATAAAAAAGCACATCGAGTCACTCGAAAACTTTTCGGTGCATGTAAGAAAGTATTTGAATGAAGAGCTTGGCGCTGTATCTGCCTTCCTCCCCAAAGATGATAAATAG
- a CDS encoding phosphatidylglycerophosphatase A family protein: MGEKPMDLVEEAARRKLTERGVEIKDIADLVYYLQKKYHPDLHIDTCTENVERVLSKREVQNAVLTGIQLDELTEKNMLDQPLQDILMKDEGLYGVDEIIALSIVNVYGSIGFTNYGFIDKQKPGILEKLNDKSTGKCHTYLDDIVGAIAAAASSRLAHRAQKTE; encoded by the coding sequence ATGGGCGAGAAACCTATGGATCTTGTTGAAGAGGCAGCAAGGCGCAAATTGACTGAACGTGGGGTCGAAATCAAGGATATTGCTGACCTTGTTTATTATCTCCAAAAAAAATACCATCCCGACCTCCACATTGACACATGTACTGAGAATGTTGAACGTGTCCTTTCAAAGCGAGAGGTTCAAAATGCAGTTCTAACAGGTATTCAACTTGACGAATTAACTGAAAAAAACATGTTAGACCAACCCCTTCAAGATATCTTAATGAAAGATGAAGGGTTGTATGGCGTTGATGAAATTATTGCCCTTTCGATTGTGAATGTTTACGGTTCCATTGGGTTTACGAACTATGGTTTTATCGACAAACAAAAGCCAGGCATTCTTGAAAAGCTGAACGACAAATCAACAGGCAAATGTCACACCTACCTTGATGACATTGTCGGCGCTATTGCTGCGGCTGCCTCCAGTCGTCTAGCGCACCGTGCTCAAAAAACAGAATAA